The following proteins come from a genomic window of Vallitaleaceae bacterium 9-2:
- a CDS encoding PTS glucose transporter subunit IIA translates to MLMNKVTRVCSPVEGELIRMEEVPDPVFSQKMMGEGFAVNPSNGRICSPIKGEVTVAFETGHAYGLKSPSGVEILVHFGLDTVKLKGEGIRMHVKVGDKVKVGDLLCEVDIEAIKDKVPSLITPVVVTSEHQITIEKQGHVKVKDKVMTVR, encoded by the coding sequence ATGTTAATGAACAAAGTAACTCGAGTCTGTTCTCCCGTTGAAGGAGAACTTATAAGAATGGAAGAAGTGCCCGATCCTGTTTTTTCACAAAAAATGATGGGAGAAGGATTTGCCGTAAATCCTTCTAATGGAAGAATCTGTTCGCCAATTAAAGGGGAAGTCACGGTAGCATTTGAGACAGGACATGCTTATGGGTTAAAAAGTCCCAGTGGTGTTGAGATATTGGTGCACTTTGGCCTAGATACAGTTAAGCTCAAAGGCGAAGGCATACGTATGCATGTTAAAGTCGGCGATAAGGTCAAGGTGGGTGACTTGCTCTGTGAAGTTGATATAGAGGCAATAAAAGATAAGGTTCCCTCATTGATAACCCCTGTTGTCGTGACATCAGAGCACCAGATAACCATTGAAAAGCAAGGTCATGTAAAAGTAAAAGATAAGGTAATGACTGTACGGTGA
- a CDS encoding methyl-accepting chemotaxis protein yields the protein MSKLKEQTKGKVLKIKWISHIKLQVKLAILITLPVVMSLMIFFINNHSLAENKQMIEQLNSTYFVGQSTLLDVDKDLYQAMTGQLMKISGQNEAVIEEGKYLLEKNIQDAQERVNLAQNIFTNLNSLLSKKQQQEVLDNFTQYDIHMAAWKEALDAPDDTYDILAGYEYFDLARDDIDILIEEIKAMTNSELENLNAKTKQMQLFLMLFIAMGICIEVILGVAVAKDINDRVKTVNNHMGQLSSLDLQTTDMQALGNDEIGQIQNQLMVTVQTFGESITKVKKDMALMVNLLEETNHGIETIDGNTGNVASVVEELSTGVKTTYTSICTLVDILDDVTDGIGIVAKKAQLGGHIAVKIAERATNIKSDSVQSNNEIKVMREDVQRKLSVAIEESKKVKQINELTASVLTISAQTKLLALNAAIEAARAGEAGKGFSVVADEIRKLSELTEDTVGEIEGLTEILINSVDALQKGTEDLMHLLNGRVTQDYQKMKEAGELYENDAGEINEVVAELGATSQEILASTETISTTIHDMMAASEESAKGIEDIVTRVVDVSDATGKMTKKTEQLVSRINLVHENINQFQV from the coding sequence ATGAGTAAACTAAAAGAACAAACCAAGGGAAAGGTATTAAAAATCAAGTGGATCAGTCACATCAAGCTTCAAGTCAAGCTCGCAATTCTCATTACATTGCCTGTGGTGATGAGCCTTATGATTTTTTTTATAAACAATCATTCTCTGGCCGAAAACAAACAAATGATCGAGCAATTAAATAGTACTTATTTCGTTGGACAGTCGACGCTTCTTGATGTAGATAAGGATTTATATCAAGCCATGACCGGTCAATTAATGAAAATCTCCGGTCAAAATGAAGCCGTCATCGAAGAAGGCAAATATCTACTTGAAAAAAACATCCAAGATGCACAAGAACGTGTTAACTTAGCTCAAAATATTTTTACCAACTTAAATTCACTTTTATCTAAAAAGCAACAGCAAGAAGTACTTGATAACTTTACTCAATATGATATACATATGGCTGCTTGGAAAGAAGCTTTAGATGCGCCAGATGATACGTATGACATCTTAGCCGGTTACGAATATTTTGACTTGGCTAGAGATGATATCGATATACTGATTGAAGAAATAAAAGCCATGACGAATTCTGAACTGGAAAATCTGAATGCAAAGACAAAGCAAATGCAGCTTTTTCTCATGCTTTTTATAGCCATGGGGATCTGTATAGAAGTCATCCTTGGTGTTGCGGTTGCTAAAGATATTAACGACCGTGTAAAAACCGTCAACAACCATATGGGGCAATTATCTTCTTTGGACTTACAGACAACGGATATGCAGGCTTTAGGGAACGATGAAATTGGACAGATACAAAATCAATTGATGGTAACTGTACAAACTTTTGGCGAATCCATCACTAAGGTGAAAAAAGATATGGCTTTGATGGTCAACCTTCTTGAAGAGACAAATCATGGCATTGAAACCATTGATGGTAACACAGGCAATGTCGCCAGTGTAGTCGAAGAACTGTCAACAGGTGTTAAGACAACCTATACTTCTATTTGTACGTTGGTAGATATATTAGATGATGTTACCGATGGAATTGGCATTGTTGCAAAAAAAGCTCAGCTAGGAGGTCATATCGCCGTAAAAATTGCTGAGAGAGCTACAAATATTAAATCAGACTCTGTCCAATCCAATAATGAAATAAAAGTGATGCGAGAAGATGTGCAGAGAAAATTAAGCGTTGCTATTGAGGAATCAAAAAAAGTAAAACAAATTAATGAATTAACCGCCTCGGTATTAACTATTTCTGCCCAAACCAAACTCCTCGCACTTAATGCTGCGATTGAAGCTGCTAGAGCCGGAGAAGCCGGAAAAGGCTTCTCTGTCGTTGCCGATGAGATTCGAAAGCTTAGCGAATTGACTGAAGATACTGTAGGCGAAATTGAAGGACTAACGGAAATTTTAATCAACTCTGTTGACGCGCTCCAAAAGGGAACCGAAGATTTAATGCATCTACTTAATGGACGCGTTACACAAGACTATCAAAAAATGAAAGAAGCTGGAGAGCTTTATGAAAACGATGCAGGAGAAATAAATGAAGTCGTTGCTGAATTAGGTGCAACGAGCCAGGAAATACTGGCTTCTACAGAAACAATCTCTACGACAATTCATGATATGATGGCAGCTTCCGAAGAATCTGCAAAAGGAATTGAAGATATTGTAACGCGCGTTGTCGATGTTTCCGACGCGACAGGAAAAATGACTAAGAAAACAGAGCAACTTGTGTCAAGAATTAACCTTGTTCATGAGAACATCAACCAATTCCAAGTATAA
- a CDS encoding MupG family TIM beta-alpha barrel fold protein gives MNKKVRFGFSVYVSSYEQQKPFLQQIESEDVYIFTSLHIMEEAEDKTSYKQSIIDMLNELKAFGFNIIADISQRTLELFGCKTMVELKNTLDIDVIRVDYGFTQEQIQEAMEEIDIAVNASTLKPDMMAALSKAGKKPLAIHNYYPRQETGLECSFFQGKNQQLRLCGYDIAMFIAGDNARRGPIFDGLPTLEHQRNIAPYVSFIEAANQYSMDLVLLGDLNMDMTQIQWIMDYIHHGIISVPIHLESQYTKLYDKEYTIREDSGAYAFRFLESREYSTNSGMKIEQDNCIKREQGALTIDNHLYKRYSGEIQLVYKALEADHRVNVIGQLDDAYIRLVGMIQRGDRLRLVRRK, from the coding sequence ATGAATAAAAAGGTAAGATTTGGATTTTCTGTCTATGTATCTTCCTATGAACAGCAAAAGCCTTTTCTTCAACAAATAGAGAGTGAAGATGTTTACATCTTCACCTCTTTACATATTATGGAAGAGGCAGAAGATAAAACAAGCTACAAACAATCGATTATAGATATGTTAAACGAGTTAAAAGCGTTTGGGTTTAATATCATAGCAGATATATCTCAACGAACACTGGAGCTTTTTGGATGCAAGACCATGGTAGAGCTAAAAAACACATTAGATATAGATGTCATACGCGTGGATTATGGATTTACACAAGAACAGATACAAGAAGCCATGGAAGAGATTGACATTGCAGTCAATGCATCGACGCTTAAGCCGGATATGATGGCGGCATTATCTAAGGCAGGGAAAAAACCTCTAGCAATTCATAATTATTATCCTCGCCAAGAGACGGGACTAGAGTGTTCCTTTTTTCAGGGGAAAAATCAACAATTACGACTCTGTGGTTACGATATTGCCATGTTTATTGCAGGGGACAATGCGCGGCGAGGACCTATTTTTGATGGATTACCTACGTTAGAACACCAAAGAAATATAGCTCCGTATGTAAGCTTTATAGAAGCGGCGAACCAGTATTCGATGGATTTAGTTCTTTTGGGTGATCTTAATATGGATATGACCCAGATACAATGGATTATGGATTATATTCATCATGGAATTATCAGTGTTCCAATCCACCTAGAAAGTCAGTATACCAAACTTTATGACAAGGAATATACAATTAGGGAAGATTCAGGGGCATATGCGTTTAGATTTTTAGAATCAAGAGAATACTCAACAAACAGTGGAATGAAAATCGAGCAAGACAACTGCATTAAGCGCGAGCAAGGTGCGTTGACAATCGATAATCATTTATATAAAAGATATAGTGGTGAGATACAATTAGTTTACAAAGCATTGGAAGCAGACCATCGTGTTAATGTCATCGGACAATTAGACGATGCATACATAAGGCTTGTCGGTATGATTCAACGCGGTGATCGTTTGCGCTTGGTCAGGAGGAAATGA
- a CDS encoding DNA methylase encodes MKMYRKEVMNMESTNRIYAAIDLKSFYASVECIERNLDPLTTNLVVADNSRSEKTICLAVSPALKAFDIPGRARLFEVIEKVKQANALRLQQLATKTFVGSSYFSTELEQEPKLGIDYIVAPPRMALYMKYSARIYAIYMKYVAPEDIHVYSIDEVFIDITHYLKSSKLNPYEFTKRMVQDIIKTVGITATAGLGTNLYLCKIAMDIVAKHIPADADGVRIAYLDVMSYRQKLWAHQPLTDFWRVGKGYAKKLQDNGIFTMGDIARCSIKNEALLYQLFGVNGELLIDHAWGVEPCTLAEVKAYKPKNQSTGAGQVLHTPYTFDKARIIVQEMTDLLVLDLVDKGLVTDQLVLTIGYDISNLTDPLIARRYSGEVKTDYYGRKVPKHANGTINLSQKTSSTQWIMEAVMKLFDEIAHPQLLVRRVNIVANHVESEDQAARACAYEQLNLFTDETKQHQLDQALKKEKKIQQAVLSIKKKYGKNAILKGMNLQEGATTKERNRQIGGHKA; translated from the coding sequence ATGAAAATGTATCGTAAAGAGGTCATGAATATGGAATCGACGAATCGAATATATGCAGCGATTGATTTAAAATCATTTTATGCATCCGTAGAATGTATTGAGCGCAATCTTGATCCACTAACAACAAATCTTGTTGTAGCGGACAACAGCCGATCTGAAAAAACAATATGCCTTGCTGTTTCACCAGCGCTTAAAGCCTTTGATATTCCGGGAAGAGCGAGGCTATTTGAAGTTATTGAAAAAGTAAAACAAGCCAATGCGCTTCGATTACAGCAACTCGCAACCAAAACCTTTGTAGGAAGCTCATATTTTTCTACTGAACTAGAGCAAGAGCCAAAGCTGGGGATTGATTATATTGTTGCCCCACCAAGGATGGCTCTCTACATGAAATACAGTGCCCGTATCTATGCGATATACATGAAATATGTCGCTCCAGAAGATATACATGTTTACTCCATTGACGAAGTATTTATAGATATTACACATTACCTAAAGTCGTCAAAACTTAACCCCTATGAATTCACCAAACGTATGGTACAAGATATTATAAAAACAGTTGGAATTACAGCAACAGCAGGACTTGGAACTAATCTCTACTTGTGTAAGATAGCCATGGATATTGTTGCCAAACACATACCGGCAGATGCAGACGGAGTACGTATTGCCTACCTTGATGTGATGAGCTATCGACAAAAGCTATGGGCGCATCAACCGCTCACGGACTTTTGGCGAGTGGGAAAAGGTTATGCCAAAAAACTTCAAGACAATGGAATATTTACAATGGGAGATATTGCACGATGCTCAATTAAGAATGAAGCCTTATTGTACCAACTTTTTGGTGTCAATGGCGAATTGCTGATTGATCACGCATGGGGAGTTGAACCTTGTACACTCGCAGAAGTTAAAGCATATAAACCAAAGAACCAAAGTACAGGAGCAGGGCAAGTGCTACATACGCCATACACATTTGATAAAGCGCGTATTATTGTGCAGGAAATGACCGACCTCTTAGTCTTGGACTTGGTCGATAAGGGGTTGGTTACAGACCAACTTGTGCTTACCATAGGCTATGATATCTCAAATCTCACAGATCCTTTGATTGCTAGGCGATATAGTGGTGAGGTAAAAACAGATTATTATGGGCGCAAAGTACCAAAACATGCTAATGGAACAATCAACCTCTCCCAGAAGACATCCTCAACTCAATGGATTATGGAAGCCGTGATGAAGTTGTTTGACGAGATTGCGCATCCACAGCTACTTGTGCGACGCGTCAATATTGTAGCCAACCATGTAGAAAGTGAAGACCAAGCCGCCCGTGCTTGTGCTTATGAGCAACTCAACCTTTTTACAGATGAGACTAAACAACATCAATTAGACCAAGCACTAAAAAAAGAAAAGAAAATACAGCAAGCGGTCTTAAGCATAAAGAAAAAGTATGGAAAGAATGCAATCCTAAAGGGAATGAATCTACAAGAAGGAGCCACAACCAAAGAACGAAATCGTCAAATAGGAGGGCACAAAGCTTAG
- a CDS encoding PTS transporter subunit EIIC, with protein sequence MDYNQLSKHIIEHVGGTGNIISATNCMTRLRLQLKDDSLADIASLKKLEGVMGVIGDGTLQIIVGPGKAKQLLDEFLIVAKLDKNPQVSDENWKANKEAIKGKQKQSRLKQGLRTIGEIFIPLIPAIIAAGIFNGFAGLITNLQSTGNLASSEVWNTIRLFFSLIGGSFLSYFTIFTGINAAKKFGATEALGGMLGAMSVMAQINEISGIFGMYNDESPLLSVLRSGKGGVIGVIVGVYILAKIEKRIRKLVPDVLDLIVTPLLTLAITAVLFVVIIMPVSGIFSDYLVKVLEVLVSSDIAVVNIISGFVLSALFLPMVLLGLHHGLIPIYAVQLEAMGGVSLFPVLAMAGAGQVGAAIAIYIKAKKVGNHQIKKVISGALPAGILGIGEPLIYGVTLPMGKPFITAGLGAGFGGAYVMITKVLATAWGPSGITAIPLMQPGSMLNYFIGLVVAYIGGFIVTAIFIKDSDVAEVGQEGLEIHGSMGQESVSVN encoded by the coding sequence ATGGATTATAATCAATTATCAAAACACATTATTGAACATGTTGGGGGAACAGGTAATATAATCAGTGCGACAAATTGTATGACACGTCTTCGACTTCAGCTTAAGGATGATTCCTTAGCCGACATTGCAAGTTTAAAGAAACTTGAAGGTGTTATGGGAGTTATCGGAGATGGTACACTACAGATTATTGTCGGACCTGGAAAGGCAAAACAATTGCTGGACGAGTTTTTAATTGTGGCAAAGCTTGACAAGAATCCACAAGTATCCGATGAAAACTGGAAAGCAAATAAAGAAGCAATCAAAGGAAAACAAAAACAAAGCCGCTTAAAGCAAGGGCTTCGAACCATTGGTGAAATATTTATTCCACTGATTCCAGCGATTATTGCTGCCGGGATATTCAATGGTTTTGCAGGGTTGATTACGAACCTTCAATCCACAGGAAATTTAGCCTCAAGTGAAGTATGGAATACTATTCGACTCTTCTTTTCACTTATCGGTGGTTCATTCTTAAGTTATTTTACGATTTTCACCGGTATTAATGCAGCCAAAAAATTTGGAGCGACAGAAGCCCTTGGTGGTATGCTCGGTGCAATGTCAGTTATGGCACAAATCAATGAAATCTCTGGAATTTTTGGGATGTACAATGATGAGTCGCCATTATTATCTGTATTGCGCTCAGGTAAAGGTGGAGTTATCGGCGTTATCGTTGGTGTATACATTCTTGCCAAAATAGAAAAACGCATTAGAAAATTGGTGCCGGATGTTTTGGACCTTATTGTAACTCCGTTGCTAACATTAGCAATAACCGCCGTTTTATTTGTTGTTATTATTATGCCGGTATCGGGAATCTTTTCAGATTATCTTGTTAAGGTCCTTGAAGTGTTAGTGTCTTCGGATATAGCTGTAGTAAACATTATCTCTGGATTTGTGCTATCTGCATTGTTCCTTCCGATGGTATTGTTAGGACTACATCATGGATTAATTCCAATCTATGCAGTTCAACTTGAAGCAATGGGTGGAGTTTCCTTATTCCCTGTACTTGCTATGGCGGGAGCCGGACAAGTAGGCGCAGCGATTGCTATTTATATTAAAGCTAAAAAAGTAGGTAATCATCAAATCAAAAAAGTCATCTCAGGAGCATTGCCGGCAGGAATTCTTGGTATTGGTGAGCCACTAATTTATGGAGTAACTTTACCTATGGGTAAACCATTTATTACAGCAGGGCTTGGAGCAGGTTTTGGTGGAGCTTATGTCATGATTACTAAAGTACTTGCAACCGCTTGGGGACCGTCAGGAATTACTGCGATACCACTTATGCAGCCAGGTTCAATGTTAAACTACTTTATCGGATTAGTCGTTGCATATATTGGCGGTTTCATCGTTACAGCCATCTTTATCAAAGATAGTGATGTGGCAGAAGTTGGTCAAGAAGGACTTGAGATACATGGAAGTATGGGGCAAGAAAGTGTGAGTGTGAATTAA
- the murQ gene encoding N-acetylmuramic acid 6-phosphate etherase, with protein MTNLGKLVTENRNTKTMQLDGMPIEEVLRVMNEEDASVAKAVEKELSYIAKAVEAVIKAFEQEGRLIYMGAGTSGRLGLLDAVECPPTFGTPPEKVVGLIAGGEKAFIRAVEGAEDSEAFGIQDLKDIDLKSKDVVIGLAASGRTPYVIGGLSYAKEVGCTTVGITCNKGSKVGAAADIPIEVVTGPEVLTGSTRLKAGTAQKMVVNMISTASMVGIGKAYKNLMVDVQQTNMKLKVRAENIVMQASEVDRETAKKALEQADGHVKLAITMLLLECDADTAKKRLEKGKGHIKNALI; from the coding sequence ATGACAAATCTGGGCAAATTAGTAACAGAAAATAGAAATACCAAAACGATGCAATTAGATGGAATGCCTATAGAAGAAGTTCTTCGAGTAATGAATGAAGAAGATGCTTCTGTAGCCAAGGCGGTAGAAAAAGAACTAAGCTATATAGCCAAAGCGGTGGAAGCCGTTATAAAAGCGTTTGAACAAGAAGGACGCTTGATATATATGGGCGCAGGAACAAGCGGACGCTTAGGGTTACTTGATGCGGTTGAATGTCCTCCAACATTTGGAACACCACCGGAAAAAGTGGTTGGTCTTATTGCGGGTGGTGAAAAAGCATTTATACGTGCTGTAGAAGGCGCAGAAGATAGTGAGGCTTTTGGTATACAAGACTTAAAGGACATTGATTTAAAAAGTAAAGATGTTGTTATCGGATTAGCGGCAAGTGGACGTACGCCATATGTTATCGGTGGACTATCCTATGCAAAAGAGGTTGGGTGTACAACTGTTGGAATCACATGCAACAAAGGTTCCAAAGTCGGTGCAGCAGCAGATATTCCGATTGAAGTTGTTACGGGACCGGAAGTTTTGACCGGATCGACACGACTTAAAGCGGGAACGGCACAAAAAATGGTGGTTAACATGATATCAACGGCTTCAATGGTAGGTATCGGAAAAGCCTACAAAAACTTAATGGTGGATGTACAGCAGACCAACATGAAGCTAAAAGTAAGAGCAGAAAATATTGTCATGCAGGCGAGCGAGGTGGACCGTGAAACCGCCAAAAAAGCTCTGGAACAAGCCGATGGACATGTAAAACTTGCGATTACAATGCTTTTGTTGGAGTGTGACGCAGATACAGCAAAAAAGCGACTTGAAAAAGGAAAGGGACATATTAAAAACGCACTAATTTAG
- a CDS encoding arylsulfatase, translated as MQKPNIIYILADDMGYGDLSCLNENAAFTTPHLDKMCQEGMYHTDAHATSALCTPSRYSLMTGRYNWRSSLKEGVLFGYDAPLIEKSRPTIGSFLQSQGYKTACIGKWHLGFQWPLTDSNNPESIDFSLPLLDAPVDHGFDYFYGICGSLDMPPYVYVENRRVTAMPDRITKCHTRLPIELTKHFFRDGLTGADFEHSDVLPNLTRRVLSQIDQWQDEPFFLYFPMTAPHAPMLPTEEFIGKSGTNLYGDFVLMCDDIVGQINQKLKDLGLVENTIVIFASDNGCAPMANFAELAQFGHHPSYIFRGHKADIYEGGHRIPYIIKWPDKIKPGTYSDEPVLLSDLYATCMDLLDIAPETDEAPDSRSNLDLWLNQHREAPIHEALIHHSLNGSFSIRKGPWKLEMCPDSGGWSAPKPGSLPNNCHPIQLYNLDDDIREQYNIYEHYPDIVNELKEALYAIVGDDGDPHYGMKN; from the coding sequence ATGCAAAAACCAAATATTATTTATATACTTGCCGACGATATGGGTTATGGCGACCTATCTTGTCTTAATGAAAACGCAGCTTTTACAACACCTCATCTTGATAAAATGTGCCAAGAAGGTATGTATCATACCGATGCCCACGCAACTTCTGCCCTTTGCACGCCTTCTAGATATAGTCTTATGACTGGACGCTACAATTGGCGCTCCTCACTTAAGGAAGGTGTTCTTTTTGGCTATGACGCACCTTTAATTGAAAAAAGCCGCCCTACAATCGGGTCTTTTTTACAGTCACAAGGATATAAAACCGCATGTATCGGAAAATGGCACTTAGGCTTTCAATGGCCACTAACAGATTCGAACAATCCTGAGAGTATAGACTTTTCTTTACCTCTACTTGATGCACCTGTTGATCACGGTTTTGACTATTTTTATGGAATATGCGGTTCGCTAGATATGCCCCCATATGTCTATGTTGAAAATCGCCGTGTCACCGCCATGCCTGATCGAATTACCAAATGCCACACAAGACTCCCCATTGAATTGACCAAGCATTTTTTCAGAGATGGTCTAACCGGTGCTGATTTTGAACATTCGGATGTTCTGCCTAATCTTACCCGCCGTGTCTTATCACAGATAGACCAATGGCAAGATGAACCTTTTTTCTTGTATTTTCCTATGACAGCTCCTCATGCACCTATGCTGCCCACTGAAGAATTTATTGGTAAGTCCGGCACTAACCTTTACGGTGACTTTGTCCTAATGTGTGACGATATTGTCGGTCAAATCAATCAAAAACTTAAAGATTTGGGGCTTGTTGAAAATACAATTGTCATCTTTGCCAGTGACAACGGATGTGCTCCAATGGCCAACTTTGCTGAGCTTGCACAGTTTGGTCATCACCCAAGTTATATCTTTCGAGGACATAAAGCAGATATTTATGAAGGCGGTCATCGCATTCCATATATCATAAAGTGGCCTGATAAAATCAAGCCAGGTACCTATAGTGATGAACCGGTTTTACTCTCAGACCTATATGCAACGTGTATGGACCTTCTTGATATAGCCCCCGAGACAGATGAAGCCCCAGATAGTCGTAGCAATCTTGATCTCTGGCTTAATCAGCATAGAGAGGCACCTATTCATGAAGCTCTTATTCATCATTCCCTTAACGGGTCCTTCTCTATCCGAAAGGGTCCTTGGAAACTGGAAATGTGCCCCGATTCAGGTGGATGGAGCGCGCCAAAACCCGGTAGCTTACCTAACAATTGTCATCCGATACAGCTTTATAACCTTGATGATGACATTCGAGAACAATATAACATTTATGAACACTATCCAGACATTGTTAATGAACTTAAGGAAGCCTTATACGCTATCGTTGGAGACGATGGCGACCCCCATTATGGCATGAAAAATTAG
- a CDS encoding MurR/RpiR family transcriptional regulator, with amino-acid sequence MKSVIVRLREYLKETSGAEKEVIDYIIEHQEEVTRISIHELASRTYTSASTIVRLCKKNSFKGFKELKTNLIQEIAIQKQSAKEFNMDISDDDDLESIVDTITHVNMKSLDVTRNLIDLQTLEQCIESIVRAVNIGIFGIGSSLIVAKDAQQKFMRINRQCFVYEDWHLQLLQAKNMNSNDIGIVISYSGETDEMIQCIQELKKNDVEVISITRYVESRISKLADHNIFVAANESTLRSGAMSSRISQLNIIDILYTACANKNYDESIRRIQATYMKKG; translated from the coding sequence ATGAAAAGTGTTATTGTTAGATTAAGAGAGTATTTAAAAGAGACGAGTGGTGCAGAAAAAGAAGTGATCGACTATATTATTGAACATCAAGAAGAAGTCACTCGAATAAGTATTCATGAGCTTGCAAGCAGAACCTACACATCGGCTTCCACGATTGTCCGACTATGTAAGAAGAATTCATTTAAAGGGTTTAAAGAACTAAAGACAAATTTAATACAAGAAATTGCCATACAAAAGCAATCAGCCAAAGAATTCAACATGGATATATCAGATGATGATGATCTAGAATCTATTGTAGATACAATCACACATGTGAACATGAAGTCTTTGGATGTGACACGTAACTTGATTGACTTGCAAACGTTGGAACAATGTATCGAATCTATTGTACGAGCAGTTAATATAGGAATCTTTGGAATAGGATCATCACTGATTGTTGCCAAAGATGCACAACAAAAATTTATGCGTATTAATAGGCAATGTTTTGTTTATGAAGACTGGCACTTGCAATTATTACAAGCAAAAAACATGAATAGCAACGATATAGGTATCGTCATCTCCTATTCTGGAGAAACAGATGAGATGATTCAGTGTATTCAAGAATTAAAGAAAAACGATGTGGAAGTCATTTCAATTACGCGATATGTTGAATCCAGAATTTCTAAATTGGCAGATCATAATATTTTTGTGGCGGCCAATGAATCAACACTTAGAAGTGGAGCCATGTCATCTAGAATTTCACAGCTTAATATCATTGATATATTATATACAGCTTGTGCAAATAAGAATTATGATGAATCCATTAGGCGAATTCAAGCGACCTATATGAAGAAAGGATAA
- a CDS encoding pentapeptide repeat-containing protein yields MLLEQLRLARVDDENTIENITFEGEVLEELDLSSIDFEKVTFKKCRFIQCDFTKSGFYDVVFKDCDISNAKFIDTFWKKGLMHSCKGNGANFSNSHFKWMTIQNGFMDYVNTAQSVWENCKIEETKFEKAFFSEVTFKKTTIVDTNLTGVDFYKTPLKNMDLSTCTIEGIMLSEGLPELQGAKINMFQAADITRMLGVKIV; encoded by the coding sequence ATGCTATTAGAACAACTTAGACTAGCAAGAGTAGATGATGAGAATACCATAGAAAACATAACCTTTGAAGGTGAAGTGCTGGAGGAACTAGACTTATCGTCTATAGATTTTGAAAAGGTGACCTTTAAGAAGTGTCGCTTCATTCAGTGTGATTTTACCAAAAGTGGGTTCTATGATGTGGTATTTAAGGATTGCGACATCTCAAATGCTAAGTTTATAGATACGTTCTGGAAAAAAGGATTGATGCATAGTTGTAAAGGCAATGGAGCAAACTTTAGCAATAGTCATTTTAAGTGGATGACAATTCAAAATGGCTTTATGGACTATGTCAATACAGCACAATCTGTGTGGGAAAATTGTAAGATTGAAGAGACCAAGTTTGAAAAAGCTTTTTTTTCAGAGGTGACCTTTAAAAAGACAACAATTGTAGATACTAACCTTACCGGGGTTGATTTTTACAAGACACCCCTAAAAAACATGGACCTATCCACCTGTACTATAGAAGGAATCATGTTATCGGAAGGTCTGCCTGAATTACAAGGAGCCAAGATTAATATGTTCCAGGCGGCAGACATTACACGGATGTTAGGCGTTAAGATTGTATAA